One Aegilops tauschii subsp. strangulata cultivar AL8/78 chromosome 2, Aet v6.0, whole genome shotgun sequence genomic window, GGCAGATTAAAATTCTGTCAAGTTTCTCATATGTGGGCTTAGACAGATTATCTGCCCAGGTGTACTTCCTTCCATTCAAAGGGAGGTCTCTGAGCCCAGCATGTTCAATAATAGCATTAAAGATAAAGCTAAAATGATCCAGTCCTTCAGGTTTGTTCTTTTCAGAACTGTTTCTGATAAGATTAAAGTCACCTCCAATCACACAAGGTTGTGGATTATCTTGATAAAATCTAGAAAGCTCAGCTAAGAAGGCTGCTTTCCCATCTTTTTGAGCATCACCCTAAACTGTAACTAGATTCCAGCTAAATTTAGCTATTTTGTCAAACAAATGAATTTTAACAAAATAATTTCTCTTTTCTACCTGTATCACATCAAAACAGTCATTGTTGATCCCTACTAAGATTCTACAAGATTTCCCTCTAGGGGCAATCCATTCCCAGAGGAAATTTCTCCCTCCAGCAAGGTTATGCAACTCATTTTTTGTAAAATCACTTTTAATAGTTTCCTGGAGTCCAACAAAATCCAGTTGTTTCTCCAGGATGGTATCTCTAATAAAATTCTTTTCAATATCTTGCCCAATTCCTCTCATATTCCAAAATAGGCCTCtcatttttttccttttatttttcctCCCCTTGTTCCCTCCACTCAAGATGGATTTTTCTCCAGCTCCAAAGGCCGGCATCACACCTCTCATTTTTCTGTTACTAGAAAAAAATCTTTTTTAATTTATCATAGTGTTCTTGTTCTACATCATCCCCAGTGTTATCTCCTTCTGAATACAAATCTTCCAATTCAACATCTCCAATGTCAATGAGACTTGGAGAGTCATCTTTTTTCTCCTCCCTATTTTTATTAATTGAAttttggatatatatatatatatatatatatatatatatatatatatatatatatatatatcttctACCCTGTTCCATATTAGAGATTAGGTCTAGATTATGTGCAACCAAATCTAAAGCACACCCCAAATCAATCCCAACTTTGCTTGCCATATCATATAAAGAAATTTTTTCATTTGAAAGAGTAGAGCTCTTACCATAATTTTCTTTTTCAGCAGCCCTTTCCTTGGCCAGATCTTCTATTTTAGAGTCTTTCTTGTCCATGTTTCTGTCACTTCTTCTAGTAGGTCCATCTTTATCTTTGTCCTTGTCATTTTCCTCCTTTTTGTGAATTCCTAATTTTGAGCCTAGGGATTCCATCGAGTCTTGGCTTGCTGAATAATCCACTGGTTCTGCATATGCATCTTCAGCAATGTGGTCCTGTGGAGTTTCAGACTCAAGCTCATTTTTCTCACCTAAGTCTTCTCCATATATATCTTTATCTTCCCAAGCATCAATTTTTTCCATGCACTTGTTAATAAGCTCTTGTTGGCCTTGAATCATTTCTAGCAAATTCTTCTTCTCTATTTCCCAATTAGTATTCTTCTTTTCCTCCACAGCTCTCCAGACATCATTTCTGCATCTGATTTCTTCAACCtcttggaatttttttaaaactttGTCTAGCTCAACCTCAACTTTCTTTCTCAAACCCACTTCCAACAGGTAATCTTTCTGTATCTTCAATATTTTCTCATTTTTCTGTTGCATTTTTTCAAATTGTTTGAGCCCCACACTTCCCAGAGAGATATTTTCCTTAAACCCTTCTGATCCCATTTCTCCAATCTTAATTTTTTTCTGGCCTCCCATTGCTATTTTGTATGATTCAGTCTCCATGTTCTCAAACTTCCTTTTTTCTTCATACCACCCCTGTTCAACCACCTCTTCTAACTCCATACTGATTATGTAAATCATCAGGTCCTTGTCAGTTATCTCAGTATGGTGGGGTATTTTTTCATAATCTCTGACTCCCACTTTAGCACTAATTTTTTCTTTCAGGATAGTGGTCATATCAATTTCTAAGACAGGACCAATAGAAACAGCCACCTCACACATTCCAAAAAAGTGCCTAAAGCACTCAAGGATTTTTCCAAACTGTACCCACACCGTGTGTAGTTTGACAACGGCCTGAGTGTCATAGGTCCAACTGTCTACATTGATCACAGCATTGGTTCCCAGCAAGTTAAAGTTTCCAAATTTGTGGAGCTCTGTCAGCTTCTCTTGCTAGGGAATCTCATCAAATAAGCTCTATCTCCATGTTTTTTGCATCTCCACTGCCAGTTCCAACTGAACATGTAATTGAAACCCTCCAGGAACTGTGTTTCATTGATCTCCCCTGAAGAAATGTGCACAATGGCCATAGGATTAGTCTATTCACTACTGACCACCTCTTTAGAATTCTGCACCAGCAGCACACCAAGACCTCTGGTAGCATATCCAAGAAACTTTGGGGTAGGTTTGATTTGCTTCAGCCATGCACATTCCTCAGTAACATGGGAGTTCTTGCCACAAATGATGCAATTAGGAAACTTGCAGTCTCTAGTCAGATGTCTGGTGTCTTTGCACTTATTGCAAATCATTCTGAAGTTACCCCCAGCTTTGTTTTGATCCATATTCTCTCTCTGCCCAAACCTGTTGTTCTGACTCCAGCCTTTCTGCCCTTGTTTATTTCCCATATCTACATCAACTTCACTTTTTCCATGTATTCTTTCCCTCCAGCAAGCACTCTTTTGGTCTCATCAGGTAAATTGCCTTGACTGCTTCCAGGGAGGACAACGATTCCTCCCCCAGATGTGCTTTCTATCTTTTGTTGGGCCATCTGGGCCATCAAGGCCCCAAACCACTGCTGCTGTTGGATCAGATCAAAAGGAGAAGCCAGTGCCGCGACATCATCTTTGCCCTTAAGCTCCCTTTTCATATGTTCCTCTTCCAATCTCTTCACAGTTTCTTCCTTGGAGCTCACAGGCAACCTCAGATCTGCCATCTCTCTCTGCTCTTCCTCCCCCTGCTGATCAGATTTCCTCGATCCTTCTCTGTATCCGAATCTCCCACCGCCTCTCTCATTGTTGGGGTAGGTCTCTCTGAATCTATCTaggtcctcttccttccttctataCTGGAAACTATCTCTTCCCCTCTATTAAATCTTCCTCCTCCCCGATATCCACCAGGCCCTCGGTTCATCTTCTCTCCTTCTTCCCTCTCACCAAGCGGCGGCGTgggaaggggaaaccctaagTCCTCAAGGGGGTCACACTCTCTCTCAAAGCAGAGGAGAGGCATACTATTTATAGGTAGGAAAGCTCGGGAAAGCGTATTGCTAAAACCCGCTTCCCCTTTTGTTTTGTCCACTTTTTCCATGTCTTTTTTTGATGTATTTTCGCCTCAATCGGGGAGAGACATCTCATTTTTACTCATCGTCTCATCAGGAATTATAACATGGCATCCAATAAAGACCATATCATCTAGATACACTTCTTCGCTAGACCAGAAATTAGGAATATGCGCAAAATTAACACTATTCATTTTCTCAGCCATATAAATGCTTCTTCTAGCCAGGTCTGGATCGACCTTGCAACTTGATTCTCTAATGGAACTAGTGCCATCACTCTGAGTAATTTTTCTGGCAGAATTGCTGTAGGCAATATCTCTCATATTCTCTCTATTTTTATCCTCAATAGCCCCCATCATTTTTGGATCTGAAGAAATTTTCTCATAATCAGAACCCAACCATGATCTAGTTTCATTTTTATCCCCATTCCTACCAGTCAATCGACTCTGTTTGTCCTATACCAACATGTAAATAAATTTTCTATGAACATACATAAAGAGCAAATTTCACCAAGTGCCATGTTGATTCTACCTATTTTTCAAGAGTCATTCCGTCCTTGGTGCTGAGGTTTCAAAATGGTTGAAGGCCATTCCTCCTATCCTTGCAAGCAGTTTCTTCAGGAAAAATATAATGACGATGTCCAGCTATATCGCCGTGTAGCTTACAAGTCTGTTGTAGGATGTACTGCGGTTTGCGGATGGATTCATGTTCTTGGCTTGGCGGTATGGTCACCTTTCAGTTTCTTTGCTCTCAGTTGCAGTTTTGTATGCTGAAAATGTAATACGGATAGGTAGTGTGGGCAGACTTTTTGAGATTGAAAGCCTGGGGGAAGAGTTCCCATTGAACTGATTTTGGATCGGGTTGTCTTATCAATTTCATATGAATTGAAACTGGGTGCTGATGCTCCTCTTATCGGGGTAGAGTTCCCCTTCAAGTTCAATGTGCGTGTGCTGGAGGATGCACATCTCAAGGCGACGGGAACCCGATGACGCGGCTATAATGAATTGTTTCTTTTTCCCTTTTTTAAACTAGATAGACTAAaatggtgttggggatacaaaTAATGTTGGGTGTGGCATCAGGACAAACAAAACGACCAATCTCAAGAGAAACAAAAGTTgtagtgataacccacaagtatagatgatcgcaaccgttttcaagggtagagtattcaacccaaatttattgattcgacacaaggggagccaaagaatattctaagtattagcagctgagttgtcaattcaaccacacctgaaaaacttaatatctgcagcaaagtatttagtagcaaagtagtatggaagtaacggtaacagtgacaAAAGTAACAGCaccagttttgtagcaattgtaacagtggcaacaaaAAAGTAACATAGCAAAGATCAAtctgtgaaaagctcgtaggcaatggattaGTGATAGATAATTATGTCgaatggcattcatcatgcaatagttataacctagggtgacacagaactaactctaattcatcaatataatataggcatgtattccgaatatagtcatacgtgcttatgaaaaagaacttgcatgacatcttttgtcctaccctcccgtggtagcggggtcctaataGAAACTAGGGGATATTTATGCATCATCAGATTCTCCCAGCATCGATTTGATGTCAGCTCATTATCATGATTTATCTCTTAAATTTATCATGATTTATCTCTTAAAACAAAAGTTTACAGAGTGTAGTCTCTCCACCTTCAGTACCACATTGCTAGTTTATTCAGTGTTGATTGCTTGCCCAAGAATAATACTATCAGGTTTATTTTGGCCCGAAAAAAGAAAAGTGTAAGTGGAGCCTTTTTGAGCCGTAGTGTTAAATTACCACTACTCTACTCAAGAAGTTATATTTAGCTAGGGCTTGAACATTGGTGGCCTCCTCACTTTGGTAGCCTGCTCGAAAGCATATGCCATCTCGATCAGCCTCGGCTCGTACACTTTCAGCCCGCCAAAGCATATGCCAAAGGGGACACCCTGCTCGTCATACCCCGCCGGCACAACGATGCAAGGGTTGCCGCCGATGGCGAGAAGGCTGGAAGCGTCGTCGTTGGGCGCCAGGATCGCAACCAGTTGGTGCTCCTTCATCAGTTTCTCCAGTCCATCCGTGTTCAGCTCCTTCAGGCGCCCGATTGCGGCTCCCTCCACAGGGCCAATTCCATTTGTATCCTCGGCTGCAATAAGGTTACTCTGCCCGAAATCTGTCATCCTCTCCAGCAGCAAACATGGACTCTCAGTCTGAGGTTCGTGGGATAAGTAAGTGCCCAAAATATTCATGGGTTAACTGAGTAGACAATTTTATGACACTTTGGAAGAGTAAAGATTGAACACTTCTGAAGCTATATATACTGTGTTACCTCTATGGGATGTGCGTTGTTGAATGCTATAACTTGGGCGAGGGAGCGGACCGGAGATGAGACCAAGTCTGCCAAATACGCGTTCAGGCTTAGCTTGAACTCTGCTTGCATCGCGATCCCCTCGTTGGATCCAATATCGACGGTGATGTCCAGGTTCTCGATCACCACGGCTCCGAGTTTCCATTTGGAATAATCAAGATTCAATTAATGATCTATTCTTTAAGCTAGTCTGATGTTTGTCATATTCATCGATCGACTGTGAAACCTAAATTGTCTGCACCTCATTGTGGCTAGGTGCTGCTTCTACACATTCAGTCGTGGCTGTCTATATCCTTGGAAGAAGCCATTGAGGACGCCGATCCTTTTCCCCATCAACCCGTCTTTCTTCAGGAATTGTGCGGACCCGCCGCGAGGGATGTACTTGGACGCTGCTCCGGTGGCCGCGGCGTCATGCGGGTCATAGCCGACGATGGCGTCTAACACCGTTTGGCACATCGGTCTGCATTGCAAATTGAACGTTGAACATTTTGAATTTCCAATGGAATTTTCGGAATTTTTAAGTTTTTTTCTCGCATGAACATTTTGTAAATTCCAATGAAAATATTTGTAATCCCAAAATTCTGACGAGATTCAAATTAAACACAAACTAAATTTAAATTATGCAAAATAAGTGAATTTTATAGATCGGGATCGGAAACATTCCTGTCACCAATTAGGAGGACAGGAAGGGTTACCCGACGCCGACGGTATCCTGCAACAGGGTGATGGGGACGACGCCGGCGCGGCTGGTGAGACCGAGGGTGGGATTGATGCCGACCACGGAGTTGAACGACGACGGGCAGAGTTTGTAGCCGTCCATCTCTGTACCCAGCATCACGGCCGCCATGTTCACCGCCGCGGCAACGCCCGACCCGGTGCTCGACCCGCAGGGGGTGGACGTCAGCACGTACGGGTTCCGCGCCTGGCCGCCGCGGGCGCTCCACCCGTCGTCGACTTGGTGGAAGCTGGCCCACTCAGACAGGCTGGCCTTGCCGAGCACCACGGCGCCGGCGCGCGCAGCCGGGCCACCACGCCGGTGTCCCGCCTCACCACGGAGCCGAGCAGCGCGAAGGAGCTGGCCGTCATGTTGAGCGCATCGCGGGTCGCGATGTTGTCCTTGAGCAGGACGGGGACGCCGTGCAGCGAGCCAGTGGCATTGCCAGAGGAGCGTCGATCTGCATCGGCGTGCTTCGCATGCCGGAGCGCGTCCGGGTTGACCTCGATGACGGCGTGCAACAGCGGGTTGAGGCGGCCGATCTGGTCCAGGTAGAATCGGACGAGCGCCGTCGAGGTCAGAGTGTCGTTGCTGAAGCCGAGCTGGAtggcgtcgacggtggcctcgtgGAACACGAAGCTGTGCGCGGCACCGGCGCCGGCCACCAGAGCCAGGACGGCAGCAGCAGCTTGCAGCTGCAGCGAAGCCATGATGTTAGCTTAGCTAAACGGTGGCAGTGGAGTCGGTGTGGCCTGAGCTTGTCTGCTCGTTTGTGTATTTTCATGGTGGTCGCCTTTAGCCTTTGTTCAGAGGCCCCCCCATGAGTTTGTCTATATTCCACTCACTTTTTTTCCTGGCTGCCTGTCTAATTTTACTACTTTTCAGACGCTGCATTATCTAAAAGAAAGATGCTCCACAAGTGGGAATCCTATTTTACTATGTACAAAAAAAGAGGTACAAACTCGAGACTCTGAAAATTGCCAACGGTGCTCAGCTCGTTTTCAAAGTACAAATTTCTGACAGAACGAGAAGTGCCAAAGAATATATTTATAAGCCTTAAGAGTTGAGTTACCTATTCAATCACGCGTGGAAATAACTTGCCTGCAGCAATTTATTAGTAACACGGTAATACAATAGCAGTAGTGGTAAAGTTGCAGTAGCTGAAATAGTAACAAGTTTGCAGGGTAGTACCATAGCGCGACAGTAGTGAATGTAATGGAAACAATAGCAGTAAAAGCGTAGGCATGTTGTAAGCGGTGGGTTGTTCGGATTAGATTCAATATGCAATGGCCATAATGTAGAGCGACAACAAACTAGCTCCAGTTTATCAATCATATGTAGGCATCCATTTTATATATAGTTATACGTGCTTATGATAAGAACTTGCATAATATTCTTTGCCATACCCTACCGTACAGCAGGTTCTAATGGAAACTAAGAGTAATTACAAtgctccttttaatagagaagcGGAACAAAGCATTCAGGTACTGTGAATACATGTAATCCTCAAGTTAAAGTCATGCACGTTGATATTCCAATTGTTTCCACTTTGAGGTCTAGGGTTCAGAAAGTAATAGGTGCATACAACTTGCAGATGAGATCAAgtacacaaatatattcatggaaacatagagatttcatatctgaaatcatggcactcggaccCTAGTGACAAACATTAAGCATAAGAATGTCATAGCAAGATCAATCCCAAAACAAAGTGGATACTAGGCATCAAGCCGTAACAAATCTGACATCGATTACATATGAAATCTCATCCAAATGTCATCTACCTCCATATGCCTACAGAAGAATTATTCACACATGGatgtgagcatcatgaaattggatGAGGAAGGGTTTGTGATGAAGATGGTGACGACTCCCTTCTCTGGAGCCAGAAACGGACTTTAGGGGAAGAACGGGAGGTGGCGGTGTCTCCATATCGCGAAAAGTTCTGGTAAATATTTTTGCTTTTTTCGGCATATATAATAATTTATGACGGTAGAATCATTGTCAGGCGGTGGCCAAGGGCCCCACACGGCCAAGTGGCGCGGCCACATCAGGCCGTGTGGCGGCCCCCCTCTGAGCCATCTTTGCTCCAAAGTtccttaaatattccaaaataattctccaaaaatcCCCGACCAATTTCGAgtacttttatttctgcacaagtACAACACCATGGTTGTTCCACTTAAAACAACTTCAGTCCggattagtttcattcaaatcttACAAATTAGAGGCCAAAAACAATAATAAAAGTGtgtggaaaagtagatacgttggagacatgtCAATCGTCCTCAGGCTCGTCATGCCCCTCGAGGAAGTCGTGGATTGATTGGTGATGAAGTGGCTGGCAGGTGGGTGGCAGAAGACCGCTCCTTCTTCATGTGGCCGATAGAGAACTGGGCCGCATAGAACAGGCTCACCACGTAAGTCGACGACGAATTCCAGGTTGTCAAAGAAGAAAACTTGGCATGCAAAGAAGGTCTCGGCAGACTCAAGGCAGCCCACAAAGTTAGCAACAAAAGTTATTGAACCAAAAGTGAAAATCTAACCCGACGTGTAGATGCAGAAGTTGTTGGAAGATCTCATCTGGATGCCAGTTCCACAAGAACGACACGTGCCTGGCACGCTACTCTCGGTGTAGATTCCGGCAGACCTTTCGGTAGGGTACCGTGACTACCTGAAAAGTCTAGAGGGAAAACATGAGATCGATTTACCCAGGTTCAAGCCCTCACGGTGGAGataaaaccctactccttctTTTATTGTATTTATTGGATGGGGTACAATGAGTAAATGGGATCTCATAATGATCGTAGGTATACAGAAGGGTGAAGACCGAGTGCTTATCAGCTAGACATGCCTCATCTTATAAAGGGTGCCCGGGGCTAGGGTTTACAAGAATCCTAGCTAGTATCTAAGGCGGCTGACACGAGCCCATAATGATCTGGCCTCCTTGTCTTGCATTGCAGGGATGTCGGTTCCTTCCTTCTAGAGGGCCCAAAGGCTGCTTTGAAAATGGGGCCGTAAAATAGCTTGGGGTCCTAGGACGGCATGATGGGCTGACTTCCGGTGTCCTGCGGCACCCCTCGGTCGTGGCACTATGAAACGACATATTTGAAAAGGCATTGCGGATTTTTCGGTGGTTTCTCCAGGAGGCGTGGTTTGGTTCTTCTTTGGGCCCACGAGTCGTCCTTGCTCTTGTTCGGCTACTCATGTGCTCATGCTCGGTTGTGAAATGGTGGCGTTCAATACTGCATTTGGTTATGTATTGTTTGTGTTGCTTTCTCTGTTTGTATTATTTTTCCTCTCATATACTTTAATTTGTTAGAAATAGTTTAGCTTCACCTGTTAAGAGGATGAAATCCTACTTTGTGAACACCTTTTGGGGTAATGAATGGTGTTATGTATCAGATTAGATTACACAGAGAAATTATAATGATTAAAATAGATGATTTTAAATCCATTCTGAGGTACTCTAAATGAACATGCTTACTTAAGTCTAATTATATGCCATTTATGTTCAACGAAATATACCAGAAAAAAAACTAAAATCTCACTAAATGCAGTGTCTCCAACTGTTGTGGCGATTTTGCAGTAATATACTAGGTTTTGGGATTTTGTGGCCAGAAATATAAGTGAAACCTCTTTGTGCCGTAGTGTGTTACATTGTCGCTACCCATGAATCTATATCTAGTTCTTTTAGATTGTGCCACCTGGCTAGCTAAGGCTTGTACATGGACGGCCTTCTCACTTTGGTAGTATGCTCGAAGGAATAGGCCAGTTTGATCAACTTGGCGGATATCCATAGCCCGCCGTAGCATTTCAGAGTGGTATTGCAAAAGTACTCGCTTATGGAAGTTTAGTTTCATAACTAACATATGTGTCAACAACATATACACAAGAAGATCGAAAAATAGGTACAAAAGAAATTCTCCACCTTTAGAACCACATTGTCGATTTATTCGGAGTAGCACTTGCATACAATCCTTGTTGGCCCAAAAAGTAACATTTCAGATTTATTCTTTTACACTAAGGGAGAACAGTGCAAGTGGAGACTTTTTGGGCCATGGTGCGTCACATTGTTGCTACTCAAGAAAGTTATGCGACCTAGCTAAGGCTTGAACGTAGGTGGCCTTCTCACTTCAGTAGCCTGCTCGAAAGCATAGGCCATCTCGATCAGCCTCGGCTCATATCCCTGCAGCCCGCCAAAGCATATGCCAAAAGGGACACCCTTCTCGTTGTACCCAGCTGGCACAACGATACCGGGGTGGCCGCCAATGGCGAGATGGTTGGAAGCATAATGCTCGGGTGCAACGATCGCGTCCAGTTGTTGCTCCTTCATCATCTTCTCCAGGCCATTCGCGGAGAGCTTCTTCAGCAGGCGGATCCGAGCTCTCTCAACATGGCCAATGCCATTTGTGTTTTGGGCTAAGATAAGGTTTTGTTGCCCGAAATCTTTTAGCCTCTCCTGTACAAAATGTAAGTAAAATATCTAAGAAAGTATATACAAAATAAACTCCATTAGCTACCATCTCCTAGTTAGAATTTTATTGCCTGATGTCCTCTGCAGCATGATTCTACACTGTTTGAATCTATAACAGGACTAAAGAGATGAAAGCTAGAATGAGTTTTTTTTTTCCGTATGCTTGCCTCAATAGGATGCGCTTTGTTGAAAGCTATGATGCCTGCAAGAGAATGGACTGGAGAGTAGGACAGGTCCGCCAAGTACTCGTTCATGCTCAACTTGAACTCCGTCAGCATGGCAGTCCACTCATTGGAAACAATATCTTGACGGCCGGTGGCAATGTCAAGGTTCTCGATCACCACGGCTCCGTGTTTCCTACAACGAAAACTAATAATCAATCCAATGTTTCATGTAAGTATAATTTGCACTAGTCAGGGAGATTTGAAGTGTGATAACCTAATTGTGGCGAGGTGCTGTTTGTACACCCTCATCTGCTTCTCTCCAACTCCTTGAAAGAATTCATTGGGGACACCGATTCTCTTCCCTTTTAGCCCATCCTTCTTCAAGAACTGAAGATATCCGCCGCGAGGGATGTACTTGGATGCTGTTCGAGTGGCCGCGGCATCGAGCTTGTCGTAGCCAACGATGGCGTCCAGCACGTGGACTGCATCCGACACTGTCCGACACATCGGTCTGCAACATTGCAAATAGCATGCGGAACATTTCAAATTTCCAATGATTTTTTCAAATCACAAAATCCCCAGTCAGATTCAAGTTAAATCCAGACTAAATTTAAGTTGAGTAAACTTAATTGAAATTTTATATTGAGTGAGTGAGGTCCAAGATTTTTATGCTGCCTAAATTTCAAAGCTCGGTGATTGGGATAAAAAGAAGATATAGGGGAGAAGTACCCGACGCTGTCTTGTCTAGGGGTGATGGGGACGACGCCGGCGCGGCTGGTGAGCCCGACGGTGGGCTTGATGCCGACCACGGAGTTGAACGACGACGGGCAGAGTATGGAGCCGTCGGTCTCGGTACCCAGTGTCACGGCCGCCATGTTTGCCGCCGCGGCCACGCCCGACCCGGAGCTCGACCCACACGGGTCGGACGACAACACATACGGGTTGCGCGTCTGGCCACCGCGCGCGCTCCACCCGTTGTGGACGTTTCGGAAGTTGGCCCACTCGGAGAGGCTGGCCTTGCCGAGCACCACGGCGCCAGCGCGCCGCAGCCTGGCCGCCACGCCGGCGTCGCGCTTCACCACAGAGCCGAGGAGCGCCAGCGACCCAGCCGTGGTGTTGAGAGCGTCACAGGTGGCGATGTTGTCCTTGAGCAGGACGGGGACCCCATGCAGCGCGCCCGTGGCCATGCCGCGACGGCGTTCGGCGTCAGCGCGTGCTGCCTGCCGGAGCGCGTCCGGGTTAACCTCGATGACGGCGTGCAGCAGCGGGTTCATGCGGCGGATCTGGTCCAGGTAGAACCGGACGAGGGCGGCCGAGGTGAGGCTGCCGTTGCGGAAGCCGAGCTGGATGGCGTCCACGGTGGCCTCATGGAACTCGAAGCTGTGCGTGACGCCGGCGGCCGCTAGCAGAGCTAGGACGGCGGCGACAGCCTGCAGCCGCAGCCAAGCCATGCCTGCTTAGCTGAGCCCTGGACTAGACGGTGTCGGTGTGGTTGGTGGCCTGGCTATGGCTAGTTCTGGATGTTTTATAAATTAGTAAAGTATGACCAGCCGCGCGTGCTCCACTCAGTTTTTGTCTGTTTGGCGCTTTCCATATGCTGCATCATCGTTTGGAAAGATGCTTCATGAGCGGCGGGAATCCTATGAAAATTGGGGCCGCCAGCTGCGCGTGCTCCACGAGTCTGTTGGATCCACTCAGTTCTTTTTGTCTTTTTAGCACTCCTCATATGTTGCATCATCGTTTGAAAAGATTCTCCATAATATAAGCGCTGGAATCCTATGAAAATTGAGGCTGGTAGTATCACTTGGTTTGGGCTCTTGGCCTGCTCTTCCTCTTCTTGGGCTCTTGATGAAGACGGAACGCAATACAAAGATGAAGGTGGTGCACATATCTCGCTTATAAAAAACAACCGCCAGAAGGCACCACCGGTTGATGTGGCCAAGATACATGTTGATGCAGGGCTGTTGCCACCGGCCGTAGGAGGTGCTGCAGCCGCCGTGTGCAGGGATGACCACGGCGCCTTCCTTGAGAGCTCTGCACTTGTTGTACAAGGCGTCCTAGATCCAGCTGCACTTGAGGCGATCGCGTGTAGGGAAGCATTCTCCTTGGCAGAAGACCTGAACATTCAGCGGATGCTGATTGCATCTGACTCCAAGCAAGTGGCGGGTGATATAAACACAGGTAACCGAGG contains:
- the LOC109752481 gene encoding probable amidase At4g34880, whose product is MAWLRLQAVAAVLALLAAAGVTHSFEFHEATVDAIQLGFRNGSLTSAALVRFYLDQIRRMNPLLHAVIEVNPDALRQAARADAERRRGMATGALHGVPVLLKDNIATCDALNTTAGSLALLGSVVKRDAGVAARLRRAGAVVLGKASLSEWANFRNVHNGWSARGGQTRNPYVLSSDPCGSSSGSGVAAAANMAAVTLGTETDGSILCPSSFNSVVGIKPTVGLTSRAGVVPITPRQDSVGPMCRTVSDAVHVLDAIVGYDKLDAAATRTASKYIPRGGYLQFLKKDGLKGKRIGVPNEFFQGVGEKQMRVYKQHLATIRKHGAVVIENLDIATGRQDIVSNEWTAMLTEFKLSMNEYLADLSYSPVHSLAGIIAFNKAHPIEERLKDFGQQNLILAQNTNGIGHVERARIRLLKKLSANGLEKMMKEQQLDAIVAPEHYASNHLAIGGHPGIVVPAGYNEKGVPFGICFGGLQGYEPRLIEMAYAFEQATEVRRPPTFKP
- the LOC109752479 gene encoding probable amidase At4g34880 — protein: MQAEFKLSLNAYLADLVSSPVRSLAQVIAFNNAHPIETESPCLLLERMTDFGQSNLIAAEDTNGIGPVEGAAIGRLKELNTDGLEKLMKEHQLVAILAPNDDASSLLAIGGNPCIVVPAGYDEQGVPFGICFGGLKVYEPRLIEMAYAFEQATKVRRPPMFKP